tttatatacagGTAATAATCATTCTGGGGAGTTTAATATTCAATTAACTTTTAGTTCTGATATCCTTATCACGGTTTGGTCAGCTTTATTTACAGCATGGCGTACccttctgtttcttcttttagTTACCTCTCTTACCTGGTAGGCCCTCTTAGTTTTCTCCAGAACTACTGCCTTCAAGGAGTATATAGATTTGTCGATTGGGTTATCGACCAATTTGTAGTTTCTTGATCCAATGGTGGTGACATCTGTCAAATTTAAGATGTCACCGACGTTGGCTTCCTTCAGCTTGAATGGAAGAATCACCTTATCTCCTTTAGTGACTAGGTAAGGCCTCTCATGGATTTTAAAAATAGCATATAGTTCATTCGATAGCTTTAATGGAGCAAGAtccttatatttttcagAGACAGTGGAGTTTAATCTTGTCAGCGATTTACTGACTGACTGTATACTGCTCTTCCCAACCGTGAGCAACCCACAACTTCTGGTTAAAAACTTGAACATTTGGAGTACAGTCTAAGTGAGTTATGTCCCAACACCAAAATCTGTATTAATCGAGCCATGAAAACAATACTCTATACCTAGTACATACTATGACTTACTTTAGAGTCTTAAACCTTTCTCGAAGTTTGTCAAGTGTAACTTGTTGCTGTGCTTGTCGTGTTGTGTGCGATGACAGAAGTAAAGGTATACCGTTCTAGCAAGTAAGACTTCAACTTAGCCAGCAAAGTCCGTATTATATGCATCTCCGCCATATACTGTTCTCCATATAGTTATTCTCTCAAGGGTTTCTATATCAGCGAGGAATGATATCTATAATATACTAAATATACATATTTTATACAAATTTGAAGCATCACGTAACTGTTCAGAGTCTTCCTCTCATTGAATTTACGCAGGTTTAAGCTTGCTTCTGGGTCTTGTTAGCCAATTGTTTCATTATCTTTCTCCTTTGAGCCAGCATATGCAGGAACAGCATTGGTAGACCGGGTAGGTAAGTTAACATTACTCCAATCAAAAATCTTTTCCACAATAGAGAATACTTGGCTTCTGCGACAGGTAAGGCAGAGTAAATTATAAGTAGTTCACTAGCCACACCAGTAGGGTACAGAACAAGGAACAAGTTATATCTCAAGTAAACCAAAAACGTTGGAGCACCTCTAGAGCCAATCAAGGtaaagaaataaaacatGTATCTGATGATCTCGGTTATCGACCATGACAAAAGTAGAGTAATATAAACAATCCCATGTGCATTTCTTGCTTCTGGCAAATACTGGAATATGCCCAATACTACAACTAGTCTAGACAGGACTTGAGCTGCGGTTGTTAAAAGAGGTGATCTAACAATACCAAATAAGGagttcaaaatttcaattataGCACCACATTGTATATAAGTAACAATATCCTTAGTATCTTGATAGAACCTAGGTTGTCCAAGCTTTGGGTACTGCAACAATACCAGGTACAAAATATAACCCCAGCCAATCGCTGAGGCTAGGTTGTACAGAGGCAAATATGAAAATACTGGTCTTCTGTCCTTTGacatcttctttctctattatcaatgatattATTCTGATTTTTTGTTGTGTCTGTTCTTAGAAATTGAAGGTAATTGTCCTAAGAGATAACTATTGTTTTATAAGAATTGTAGGTTTCAAACTCACAGTCTCTTGCTAGAGACCAGCGACTCTTCTTGGCCTTACAATCGTGCTCGGTTATGTTAATGAATGCTAAATACCTTCCGATTATTTAATTAGAACGGAACTAACAAATGCAAATTATTCATATCTTATTAAGCTTTATATGAGGCTGAATAAGATAATATTTATCTATATATTTACTACTCTACAAAATTAGGCTTGGTTCTTAAAATTTTTATGGTTTCAATTAATGCAAGAAGATATTAAACTTGTGGTAATTATGTTAAAGGTCATTTCACATGAATGATATTATGGTAGTTGTGGGCATTATTATTGGATCTCTGTCCTTTGCTTAGAGAATAACGCTGATTATTTGATACTAGTAATgaaaaatccaaaataAGGTAAGATTGAAAATTATTTgacaattgaaaaaattaagaGTATTGTGAATTAATCCATGTCAAAATAATGTGGTTGTAGTAAGAACGAGGTTTTAACTGTTACAACAAACATGGCCAATATTGATAGAAAGTATGCGTCATGACTAATTTCAGTATTTGGGAATGAATCTTTGGCTAATCCCAGTTTGATGAATCAAAAAACTTTCTATCAGACCACtcataaaaaataaatagcAAATTTAGCTATCCTTGAAATCACGATTATAACTTACCATCCCCATCAGACGATCCTGTTCGTTTTCATCCCATGAAAGATTGTCCTTACTTGTAGAACGACAAAGAGTGTATGTATTGAAATCAGTCTCATCTGCTTGGTCCTCATATGGGCTACCTTCTAATTCTGCTTCGCTATCATCACTTAATTcgttttcatcttcatcactgcTACGCGACCTTGACGAGTTTGAGAAATACCCACCATTTTGCTTATCAGAATACAATGGATTATTTGGTTTTGAATAAGATTGACCATCATCATTTGGATCCACGTAatcatcgtcatcttcttcaacatcatGCTGCTCTATTTGTGATACATTATCGAGGTCGAACTGATGTTGGAATATGTTCTTGTTCTCAATTTCTGGAGAAGCTAATTGTGAGGTTTTGGAGAAATTTTTTAGGATGAAAGCATTGGAATCTGACTCCCACGACGTCCCTTCGTTGTCATCAAATTGCTGAGTATCAGGTTTATGAGACTTCCTAGATGGTTCATCAGCCTCTGAGTCGTAAAAATCCTTTCTCAACTGGTCTGACATGTAAGCGCTAAATTTGTTAGTAACATTATTTTCGtcttcattattatttagCGCTGAATCTTTGGTTTTGACATCGCCATCATGGAGATCTGCAGGATTGAGTTCTAACCTTGTTTTCTTTCCGTCACcatcaatatattcataataTCTTGGgttatcaatatcattataTTCGGCATACAActcgtcatcttcatcgtcgTATTCATCCATTTGATGTGTTGATGATAGACTGTCATACATATTCATTTGATTCTCATAGgcttcatcatcttcttcaacataaTCAGCATCATCTTCGTCTCTCTCAGCACCTTGGTTAAAACCGGTGACAGAACTGGCTtgttcatcatcatcatcttcgtcCTCCAGCtcatcaacttcatcaCCAACATCTCCAAGAATGGTGTTGTACTTTTCTCTAAGATCTGCTAATTCAGTCTCTGCATAGTACTTCCACTTTGCCTCGCTCAAACACGTTGGAATTGTATCAGTTGTAAATGTTATCTTCATTTCATCTAAATAAGCCTCAAATTTTACAATTTCTTCAGCCATCAAGGTAAGATGACCCATATAACCTAATCTAAGAACATGCTTCTCTTCGTATACACCAGATTGTTCATTTCCTTTTATGATTAAGTCCGTCATATGAATATTCTTAAGGAGATCGATCAACAAAAATCTGTTATAACCAGTCATCAAAGGTCCATTAAATATCTGCTGAATGATGTCAAATACAACATTGTGAAGAAAATTGTTCCATACATAATGGAAAAACATTTCCAGGATGACTTCAATAACCCTTGTATCCTCCAAAGCAATTTTTAACTGATCTCCAACGGTTGGGTTCTCACGTAGTTTGTGTTCTGTTTCTGAATCATCTGATATGTTCTCAAgatattcttcttcatttgtttctttgctTTCAAATTCGTCTCGAACAGTGTCAGACTTAGCTTGTTCAGATCCATCTGTGTCATCTGCATTGCCTTCTGAATCTAATTGAAGATCATTCATTTCGTTTGCtatcttttcatcttcttgaCTAGTATCAGATTTGAGATCTGTAGTTGGTATATTGTTGTCCTCAATCTCGTTATCAGATTCGTCATttagtttttgattttctagtttcaaaattctttctctttcttcgTCACGTTCTTTAACAATTGATTCTCCGTTGGGATCGTTCAATAACGTCATATTCGAACAATGAAGCAATTCAGCAATTAGTTCGCAGATTTTGAATCTTTCAAAACCGAGTGGTTCGATTTCACCTTGTGGGGTTTGTAAAGGTGGTAACTCGATTGAAGTTAACATTTGCGTAAATTCTGCCATATGTGCTGCAAACGCCTTAAGTAAATATCCTAGATAAATTGGGTCCCTATCATTTGGCGGATGAGTTTTAATAGTTGTGTAAGCCAGTTGAACAAAATCATAGTCTGAGTTATTCTTTCTTATCAGTTCTATTACTATACCGACACCATTACTCAAGGAAGAACCTGCCTTCAACATAATAGAGATTAATTTTTCAACCATTGGTGGGGAAACCAATTCTCTAATCATTTCATTAGGCCCGATGCTAGAtgcaatttcattattacaATTGCCACTTATGGTTACTAAGGCCTTGATGAAATCACCCGCAGCAGATTGAGTGGATTTATCATATTCTGGTGACAAGAAATCTAGTAACTTTGGGATCATACCTTgctctttcaaaattttaataattcCAGTGGGTGTATCTGCTTTATCTGTAGATATAACTTTTAGCAAAAAATCCATTAATGGTGGGTTATCGATATGAGTTAGAAATATATCCAACAAGTTTGGATGATTTAGAATAAATGCCAAAATACCGTTCAGATCCATATCAAGTAAtctttcatttattttcatgAAATATGTTGATATTTCAATCGGTAGAGGTGCTGGATATTGCATTATGGACCAAAGTTTCTCTAAAAGGTCTTCATTTTGTATTATTGCCGAAGAAATTGGCCACACATCTGCAGATAAGACTTCAGCAGCCATTCTTGCCCTTCTCAACTCATCTTGTTCCTCATAATCTTGACGCACCGTCACACTCACATCATCTGCATCACTGGAAGAATTACTGTCACTATCTTCTCCCTTTTCGCTTTCTGATTCTTTTGCTACCTCGTTCGTTTGCTTTGTAATATCATCTGCTTCCGTCAAAATGATGTCAGGTGTGGTAGATCTTTTCTCCCTGTCTACTTGCGCTGAATAATGCTCTTCTTCGACAGAAGTTTGTGCATCCTTATTTGATCTTTCTTCTAACTCTTCCAATGTCAGACCTTCAATCAAGCTATTACATTTGACATAATCAATAAGTTTTGATAGGACTTCCGGATATTTGAGAAAGACTAAAAGTTTGAAGTTGGAGCACATCAACTCTGTATAAAGCTCATCATCATCCAATAGAGCATCTAATACATCCATGTTTGGCCTATAGTATTTATATTCTTCCTCTGTAGTCGGTAGAGACTCACCTTCCTCTTCATCGTCTTCTATACTTTCTTCAGAATCTTCCAATTTAGAGGATGAATCTTGTGGTTcatcttctgtttctgCATTTGTTGCAGTATTAGATTCTTTTTCATCGTTGCCTTTCTCGAGATCTTTATTAAGAGATAGAGCACCACCTTTATAAGCATCAGTTTCTTTCTCGTCCTCTTCAATCTTAATGAAAGCTTTATTTAGAAGACGTGAAAGTGACGATTCAGATGAATAATCTGTACCAAATTTCCAAAAGGATCCTGACATTTTCACTCAAGTTATTCTAAAAATCTATCCCAAAacctttttcaaataaaatagaataaaCTATAGGTcttatatttcaaaaataaactgtaaccaaaaaaaatttaagtAAATTGTAGGGttgaatttattatttgatgaccttcaataaaaatattgcTTTCTTACTGATTAATCCCTTAGTAAcataaaataaaactgaAATGAGATTAAAATCTTCCTTTCAAATCGCTTGTGTATTCtgtttattttattgaCCTGCCATCTATTGtattataaatatcaaaagcaaaaaattATAGTCAACAGTCCTGAATTTCAAATAGTTTTCTCTTAAGAGTAAAGAACCTTATTAATGCTATTGAGTAGGGTCCGACTCGCTCCTGTTTTATAACCTGATTGCTAGCCCGCCCCTCAAGTTCCACCAAGGAGTATAGCTATAAATCTTAGTGCACTGACGCTAATAGTTACGTATTCAGAAGAGGCAGACCGTAATGGTTGAACCAGAATTGCTTAACCTTTGTTGTGAGcccaaaatttttcacgGACAGTgattttttgtcaaatttttgatgatttttgaaaaacttcaatgaaaaattttgtcAAGTTAGCTGGAACTCGGTGCATGGCCTTCTTAGTAACAACAATATTGTTTTCCGGATTAATCATGTCAACGGACTGGAAATTCCTGATGCAATAAGTGGAATAATTGCAATCTGGCTCATGGTGACCGAGATGGTATGTACAGCATGTTTGCTACAATTACTAAATGTCATATTAATGTTACAATTGCCAAAATGTATAATTGGCGTATTTATGCAGGCTTTTATATAAGAATGataggaaaaaaaataatgctaTTATACTTTACTAAAGATCATGAACTATGCTTTTGATGGTGTGATAAATTAAGCAGGCGGAGAGTCCGTGGTCATTTTTTCAATCCAGTTGAACATTTTATCCATTACGGCGAGGATGCTCCTGTTTATGTATGGGAGACCAACGACCTGGGCACGGATCAAATCAAGACCGTATCTCTCGGCCAACTTGAACAGTATCTTTACATTGTAGAGTTGAAACTCGTTGTAAAATCTAAACTCGTATGATATCTTTTTAACTATGAGGTCAACTGCAACATCATAAGGTAGAATATCATTTTTCATGTCAATGGAATGAATCCTTTGTATCTTGTCTTCGTCAAAATACAACTCTAGTATTTTTGTGGCACTTATGATGTCAAACCGGGCCACTAATGAAGTTCTTAAACATGCAATCGCATCTGACCATTGCCATGTACGCAACATAGTTAAACCCAACAGTTCCCATTCTAGCCCACTATATTTGACATCCTTGTTGTTCATTGCTGCTCGAGTGATTTTTAAGTCCTCGTATATATCAAGAAACAACTGATCCAGCCATCTTTCACATAATCGTTTCTTTCGAAACTGTAGCGGTATGATCGTCGATTGAGAGTTCTCATTGCCCGAGCTATCTGGGGATATGGTCCCCAAATACTCCTGTTGCATGACGAAAACTTTCGAACGTGTCTCCATCAGTCCATTCCAACCCAGATATGTAATTATTTCAATTAATAGATCAAGTACCTGTGCCATAAACCAGTTATTTTGCTTGTTGATAGTATTTCTTGATAGCAATTGATAATCCGCAACCATCTCTACTTCTTGAGGGGAAACaaaattgatcaaattaGCAACTTGAGTGCCAAATATTGGACCTATCTTATACGCGGCGTCTTCCCATATCTCCCGAATGAAACCTTTCTCTGATGGGGAATATGGCATGGAGATTCTGCCAAAGATGAACTTCTGGAATTCATCTTGGTATTTCCACTTACTGTTTAAGTTATTGAGTTCGATGGAGGTCAGTTCGCATGGCTCCAGACCTTTGTTTACTTTACCAGgcaaaattttgaaaccATCCAATGGCTTTTGATAGTAGTTTAACATGTATGGGTCTGAATACAGGGCTTCTCGTACAGGATCTAACGAATGCAAAGGGTGCATGGAGTTTATAGCCAGCAACGCTTTGTCATATTGGCCCAAGTAAATATATGTCTTTGCCAGCCAGTACCAACTTTTGAAGGAATCGACAGTCAATTCAGTTGAGTGTGTAATTACTTTTTCTGCTAGCTTGAGATCCTCTGCTCTGTAAATGAGATATTGTGTTTGTATGATTAGTAACTCGGATAAACAGTTGACCAGGAACAGGTTGTCAAAATCGTGTTCGGTGTTGTCTGAGAGCATTTTGTTTAACTTATCGATGGTCTTGTGTAGTATAAGTACAAGGTCGTGGTCCATTTCGTCACTTTGGTGCAAAACTGTAGCGAGGACAACCTCATACAATATGCTATTTTTGTTGTCAACTTCCATCAATTCTTTCAGAATTCCAATTGTGTACTCAATCAGGAGCGGAGATGCTATTGACAAGAACTCTAGTATTGACTGTGTCAAGTAATTGGAGACAATGGTGGGTTCTACTGATCTTGTCGAGTCCCAGCCACATTCTAAGAACCTGGGCAAGTATCTGCAGAGCAGTTCCAGTATCCGTTTGCATTTCATGATGTCGTCTGAGTTTGATCCCTGCGTGAGCCCGAGCAAAGGGTACTCGACCAAGCCCGGAAGCTTCCTTGCGGACTCGATGTTTGATATTATGCTTCGAACACACGCGCTCACAAATGCTTCCTCCCAGAGCGCCTCGCTGAGCTGTACCAAAGAAGTTCCGTTTGTGATGTCGACTGCGTTAATCTGGTATGCTGTGTCTGATTCGTATCTGATTCTTATGTCTATATGCGAGAATATGTTGCAACTGCAGTATGTCGAGATGACCTGCTCGCTGCTGCCGGATTTGAGCAGCTTCAGCATAGCGATGGGCATGGACTCGTTGGAGACGTCGACGCCCGATATGTAGAAGTACTGTCCGGTCTCTATATCCTTGTGGTACTTGTCGTAAGAGGTAATGTGTATGAGGTCTGGCGGTCCCAGGCCGAGCTTCCCGCCGCGCGACAGCCGCTTCAGCAGCTGCGTCCGGATGCCGAGCGACTCCCCGAACCTTCTCTCCACAATGCGCGGGAATTCACGCACACCAGGCTGTATATCGGGCAGGCTGGAAGTGGAGCCCTTGCCGTGCGACTTCGAGGCCTTCGCGCCCAAGTTCGATCGCGAGTTGGACCGCGACCGCGACCTGTGCGAGTGGCTGCCGACAGGCTGGAGCTCGAGCTCGAGCTCCAGGTTCGGCAGCGTCAAGTTGCTGTTCCTGTTCCCTTCCCTGTCGAGGTCCTCTATCGACCGTGCGCCCGTAGCGTTCCTGTTCGGCGACAAGTACACCTTGTGATCCTGCTTCTCCTTCCCCCACAGCATTATGCGTTCTTCTTCAGGAGTTCCCTACTCTGTATACACCGATGACCTGTGTATTAAGTTCCTTTTGGGGCCTTCCCAGGTGCCATCAAACTACCTTCTTGGGCTGCACTAccaaaatacaaaatttcGCTTAACAGTGGCTCTGACTCTCTCTCTCGAGCGCGCGCACGGAAAAACCACCAGCTTTCCCTTCTCTGTCTCTCTGTAATGTGGGAGCAAAAAGGCTATTACTGTGACTGTGTACGTACAATCAGGTGTAAACCGTAATCAGTTATATCTAAACACCCACACATCCTGATATTCGAAAACACCCATACACCCATACATCCACCTCCTTTTTttcctcccccccccccaaaCCCGCATCACGTGCCCGCACGGCTCCAAGCTTAAAAAAAGCAAGAAGGGCACAGCGAGTCCCTCACAGAGTCCCTCACACAGCCTTCACGCAGAGAGTTTTCGAAGAATTGCTTGGTTGTGGGTTCACAATACAGAAACAGTCGCACCAGCATTGGGGGGGCAGTAATCAAGCGCCACAGTTTTCGGGGGGTGAATATTATAAATCACGTTTCCTTCATTAGTAATAGATGGCAATTGACTGCTTCTTTTGCCAAAATCAGAGCAGAGCAGAGCGAAGCAGAGCAGAGCACACCACAAGCTATCGCTATCACAAGCAATCAAGACTGCAAAGGTGCAAGCTGTAAACTGCGAtttggaaagaaaaaaattttgggACAAAACTGGATATATAATAGGAGTGGGGGGTTGTTGGTTTGTGCATAAATGGAGCATAACTGGAGCAGGACTGGAGCAGGACTGGAAGCGAAGTAAGTAGCGATGGGATTGTTGTCGTTGGGCACACCGCTGCCATGGGAGGAGTCGAGGAACTACAGTGAGCACATACGGAACGAGGGTGTTGAGCAGTTGCTGTATGTGTTCAAGAGTGCTGGCGGGCGTGATGGGGACCCGCTGTTGTGGGGCGATGAGGTTGAGTACATGATGGTTGAGCTGGAGGCGGGCAAGCAGGTCGCCACGCTGGACGTTGTGCACGACCGGATACTGGACGAGCTGAACGAGCGGGACCTGGAGCTGTGCAACGTGAACGATGTGAAGTTCCACCCGGAGTACGGGCGGTTCATGCTGGAGGCGACGCCGAAGAGCGCGTACCCGGGCTACGTGGCGGAGTACGTGGAGTACAACATGCAGCAGCGGCGGCTGGTCGCGGAGTACAAGCTCGCGCAGTACGCGGAGGAGGAGCACCTGAAGGGTAAGCGGCTCGTGCCCTTGACGCTGACGGTGTTCCCGCGCATGGGCTGTCCCGATTTTCTGAACATCCCGAACGCTTGGGACCACAAGAACACTGCGTCGCGGTCGCTTTTCCTGCCGGACGAAGTGATCAACAGGCACGCGCGGTTCCCGAACTTGACCTCCAGCATACGCACCAGGAGGGGTGAGAAAGTGTGCATCAACATCCCCATTCTGAAGGACAGGAACACGCCGGAGCTGGACGACTCGATCAAGCCCAGGGACTGGTTTGTCCCCGAGGACAAGGAGTCCCGCCTGGCGTCCAAGCCCGGCCACATATACCTGGACGCCATGGGGTTCGGGATGGGCTGCTCGTGCTTGCAGATGACGTACCAAGCACCAAACATAGAGAAGGCGCGGTTCCTGTACGACACGCTGGTCAACTTTGCGCCAGTGTTCCTCGCGGTGTCCGCAGCCACCCCGGGGTTCAAAGGATGGGTAGCCGACCAGGACGTGAGGTGGAACGTGATATCTGGCGCTGTCGACGACAGAACGCCGCAGGAACGCAGCGTGCCTCCTCTCTTGCCAGAATACAACATCGACGGGTTCGGTGGTATTCTGAAGGAGAACCGGAAGAAAGTGCAGCAGATTCCAAAATCCAGGTATAGCGTCGTGGACCTGTACTTGGGAGGGAACGAAAACAAGTCCTTCAACAGAAGATACAACGATACAGACGTTCCGGTCAATGAAAAAGTGCTCAAACGACTCCTGGAGAACGAGAAATACCCGCTGGACTACGATCTTGCGAAACACTTCGCACACTTATACATCAGGGACCCGATTTCCACTTTTGAAGAGTTGCTAGACCAGGATAACTCTACCTCTACAAACCATTTTGAAAACATCCAGAGTACAAACTGGCAAACTTTGCGGTTCAAGCCTCCAACTCAGGAAGCCACACCAGACAACCACAACGTGCCAGGATGGAGAGTCGAGTTCAGACCGCTAGACATCCAGTTATTGGACTTCGAAAATGCAGCATTCTCAAACATGATGTATATGATTGTTGACTTCGTCTTGCAGAATACAGACAAGATTAATCCATACGTGCCTATGTCCCAGGTATGGGAAAACATGATAAGAGCACATCATAGGGATGCTGCTATCAAGGAGAAATTCTACTGGAGAACAACTTTTGACTCAAAAGAGAAACTACAGTTCGGAGATGAAAGCGAAGAACTAAGCTTGGATGAAATCTTCCACAACAAGAATAATGGTATCTTCCCAGTATTCATCAACACTATACTGAAACAAAGAAACTTTATTCAGAAGGAATGGCAAGAAATGAAAGACCAACCTCAAAATAGAAGATTGTATTACTACTTCAAGATCATCTCTGATAGAGCTAGTGGCAGACTACCTACAGCAGCTAAATTTTTAAAGAACTTCATCTTAACGCACCCGGATTATAGACATGACTCGAAGATTAGCCAACAGATAAACTACGACCTAATCGAAATGTGTGATAGAATAACACATTTGGATGACAGTAGAGGAGAGTTGAGCGCATTTGTTGGAGAAGAAATTGCAAAATTCTTGCTGAATAATAAGCTTTCTACTGGGAACTAATATAATAGACTTTTTTAAAGACATCCCCGTATATAAAGTTAGTCCTAATTGTGTTTGAACTATGGCAAATCAATTTACGATATTCTTAAAAGCGAGTCCGATATTTTTATGCATAAAATACACTTTGTTAtttacaaattttattattattattatttacaaTTCCTGTAGAATATCTGGGATTCTTTCTTGTGAAACTTTGGACATACCCTTGTAGTCCATATGCAGTTCGCCCCTACCCTTTGTTAAACTTCTTAACTTGCTTGAGTAAGTGaccatttcttttaaaGGACATATTGCATGTATTGTCTTCAATTTATCATCTTGAATCTTTGCTGTTCCCAAAGTGGAATCAGTTGGGTAGTACAAATGCTTAGACTGACTCTCCAATTCCATTAGCTTATCAGATGATGatacattttcatcatctaatgatgatattgtGGCCGTACGAGCACTACACAAGTCTTGCATTACTGTACCGATATCATTTTGTGGTACACTTATATGGGCATCCATTACTGGCTCTAATAGAGTGTAGTTACTTACATCTACAGTTTGTAGAGCTTCAGTAATCAATGATCTTGTAATACTTAGTAGTTCGGCAGGACTTTGTAAGTCTAATGGAAAATCCCAGTCTTTTTTTAGTCTTACAGCGCAAGAGTAAAGCGGTAAATGTCCAACTTTCCCAGCACTTTGTAAAGATGCCATAGCACTTGATAGTATGGTGGTAACGAAATTTCTGATAGGTATTTGATAGGCCCAATTGGATTTTTGTAGCCTA
This window of the Nakaseomyces glabratus chromosome L, complete sequence genome carries:
- the GSH1 gene encoding glutamate--cysteine ligase (CAGL0L03630g~Putative gamma glutamylcysteine synthetase, essential for viability; role in glutathione biosynthesis; required to keep the redox homeostasis and to detoxify the cell of metal ions), encoding MGLLSLGTPLPWEESRNYSEHIRNEGVEQLLYVFKSAGGRDGDPLLWGDEVEYMMVELEAGKQVATLDVVHDRILDELNERDLELCNVNDVKFHPEYGRFMLEATPKSAYPGYVAEYVEYNMQQRRLVAEYKLAQYAEEEHLKGKRLVPLTLTVFPRMGCPDFLNIPNAWDHKNTASRSLFLPDEVINRHARFPNLTSSIRTRRGEKVCINIPILKDRNTPELDDSIKPRDWFVPEDKESRLASKPGHIYLDAMGFGMGCSCLQMTYQAPNIEKARFLYDTLVNFAPVFLAVSAATPGFKGWVADQDVRWNVISGAVDDRTPQERSVPPLLPEYNIDGFGGILKENRKKVQQIPKSRYSVVDLYLGGNENKSFNRRYNDTDVPVNEKVLKRLLENEKYPLDYDLAKHFAHLYIRDPISTFEELLDQDNSTSTNHFENIQSTNWQTLRFKPPTQEATPDNHNVPGWRVEFRPLDIQLLDFENAAFSNMMYMIVDFVLQNTDKINPYVPMSQVWENMIRAHHRDAAIKEKFYWRTTFDSKEKLQFGDESEELSLDEIFHNKNNGIFPVFINTILKQRNFIQKEWQEMKDQPQNRRLYYYFKIISDRASGRLPTAAKFLKNFILTHPDYRHDSKISQQINYDLIEMCDRITHLDDSRGELSAFVGEEIAKFLLNNKLSTGN